A single genomic interval of Alistipes sp. ZOR0009 harbors:
- a CDS encoding 3'-5' exonuclease encodes MYLFFDTETTGLPKNWKAPIEDLNNWPRLVQLAWLVYDRNGNQICGKDYIVRPDGFTIPADSSKVHGITTERAISEGMPLAYVMSEFQKDINQAEYLVAHNMSFDEKIVGAEFLRLRQANPVAFKKKICTMQKTTDFCAIPGPYGYKWPKLSELHIKLFNKDFEEAHNAAVDINATARCFWELKKIGIIR; translated from the coding sequence ATGTACCTATTTTTTGACACAGAAACCACAGGTCTTCCCAAAAACTGGAAAGCACCAATCGAAGATTTAAACAACTGGCCTCGATTAGTACAGCTAGCATGGCTCGTGTACGACAGGAATGGAAACCAAATCTGCGGCAAAGATTACATTGTACGTCCTGATGGGTTTACAATACCTGCAGATTCTTCAAAAGTACATGGAATTACCACAGAACGGGCAATCAGCGAAGGCATGCCGCTGGCATACGTAATGTCAGAATTTCAAAAAGATATCAATCAGGCAGAATACCTTGTTGCCCACAACATGAGCTTTGACGAGAAAATTGTTGGCGCCGAATTTCTCCGTTTACGCCAAGCAAACCCTGTTGCGTTCAAAAAGAAGATCTGCACCATGCAAAAGACAACTGACTTTTGCGCCATCCCAGGTCCATATGGCTATAAGTGGCCCAAACTATCGGAGCTGCATATCAAGCTTTTCAACAAAGATTTTGAAGAAGCACACAACGCCGCTGTAGACATTAATGCAACAGCCCGTTGCTTTTGGGAACTAAAAAAAATTGGAATAATACGCTAA
- a CDS encoding NigD-like protein, giving the protein MKKIIFLLGLVSAFAFTSCDDNDGYSLDNYWIGMATVDKISESSNDFYLILDNGDKLWPAATNLPLYNPKDGQRVVANYTILSDGNSRYDHDIKLNDVYQVLTKPVMELTQANADSIGNDPLRVLDAWVGSDYLNIEFEYPGYNKRHMVNLVYSDLFDNGGDAVNLQFRQNGYGDEKRYWYRGIVSFDLTKLKKEGQTSVKLKVSSTDQNGTVSTFEVTYDWSNKAAQVTKTVKNLSNFVEVK; this is encoded by the coding sequence ATGAAGAAGATTATATTCCTTTTAGGTCTAGTATCGGCTTTCGCATTTACAAGTTGCGACGATAACGACGGCTATTCGCTGGATAACTACTGGATAGGTATGGCTACCGTAGATAAAATTTCAGAGAGCTCCAATGATTTTTACCTGATACTTGATAATGGCGATAAGTTGTGGCCTGCAGCGACCAACCTGCCGTTGTACAATCCAAAGGATGGGCAACGGGTGGTTGCCAACTATACTATTCTGTCGGATGGCAATAGCCGCTACGATCACGATATCAAGTTAAACGATGTATATCAAGTGCTAACCAAGCCCGTGATGGAACTTACGCAAGCTAATGCCGATAGTATTGGAAATGACCCATTACGAGTTCTTGATGCTTGGGTCGGTTCTGATTACCTAAATATTGAGTTTGAATACCCAGGTTATAATAAGCGTCATATGGTGAACCTTGTATATAGCGATTTGTTTGACAATGGCGGCGACGCGGTTAACCTTCAATTTAGGCAAAATGGTTATGGCGATGAGAAGAGATACTGGTATCGAGGCATTGTTTCTTTTGATTTGACCAAGCTGAAGAAAGAAGGGCAAACTTCTGTTAAGTTAAAGGTTAGCTCTACAGATCAAAATGGAACCGTAAGCACTTTTGAAGTTACCTATGATTGGTCTAACAAGGCGGCACAGGTAACCAAAACGGTGAAAAATCTATCGAATTTCGTTGAAGTGAAATAG
- the nadB gene encoding L-aspartate oxidase, whose translation MNREADFLVVGAGIGGLSFALKAAEHGRVIIISKTNIEETNTSYAQGGIASVMYDPDTFEKHISDTLEAGAGLCNREVVEMVVREAPNQIRQLINWGVKFDKEESGKYDLNREGGHSEHRILHHKDNTGFEVQRRLSAAARAHKNITVLEHHFAVEIITQHHLGRLVKRNMNDIECYGAYVLDLKTQTVHTFRSKVTVLATGGTGNAYHTTTNPSIATGDGIAMVHRAKGIIENMEFIQFHPTSLYNPNERPSYLITEAMRGYGAILRTIDGREFMPKYDKRSNLAPRDIVARAIDNEMKQRGDDFVYLDVTHKDADKTRYHFPNIYKKCLSIGIDITKDYIPVVPAAHYLCGGIKVDLKGETTIHKLYAVGECSCTGLHGGNRLASNSLIEAVVYAEKAYQDALAKLETISFQENIPDWDHGGTTHTEEMVLITQNYKEMQQIMSNYVGIVRSNLRLERALKRLEILYQETEELYKKSILTQSLCELRNLVAVGYLIIKHAKAMRESVGLHYSLDYPSNKTGYEF comes from the coding sequence ATGAATAGAGAAGCGGATTTTCTGGTGGTTGGAGCTGGTATCGGCGGTTTGAGTTTTGCCCTAAAGGCAGCCGAGCATGGACGAGTGATAATTATCAGCAAAACAAATATTGAGGAGACCAACACCAGCTATGCACAGGGGGGAATTGCTTCGGTAATGTACGATCCTGATACTTTTGAAAAGCATATCTCGGATACGCTAGAAGCTGGAGCAGGACTTTGCAACCGAGAGGTGGTAGAGATGGTGGTTCGTGAAGCACCCAACCAAATAAGACAGCTCATAAACTGGGGTGTCAAGTTTGACAAAGAGGAATCGGGAAAGTACGACCTTAACCGGGAAGGGGGCCATTCGGAACACCGAATTCTTCATCACAAGGATAATACAGGCTTTGAGGTGCAGCGTAGGCTATCGGCGGCGGCGAGAGCACATAAGAATATCACGGTGCTGGAGCACCACTTTGCGGTTGAGATTATTACGCAGCATCACTTAGGAAGGTTGGTAAAGCGTAATATGAACGACATAGAGTGCTATGGTGCTTACGTACTTGACCTAAAGACCCAAACAGTCCATACGTTTAGGTCGAAGGTTACGGTGCTGGCTACTGGAGGTACAGGTAATGCCTATCACACAACGACGAACCCATCGATAGCTACCGGTGATGGTATTGCAATGGTGCATAGGGCCAAAGGAATTATCGAGAATATGGAGTTTATACAGTTTCATCCTACATCGCTGTATAACCCCAACGAGCGGCCATCGTATCTTATTACAGAGGCAATGCGTGGCTACGGAGCGATTCTTCGTACCATCGATGGGCGAGAGTTTATGCCTAAGTACGACAAGCGCAGCAACCTTGCTCCCCGCGATATTGTAGCCAGAGCTATCGACAATGAAATGAAGCAGCGAGGTGATGATTTTGTTTACCTCGATGTTACCCATAAGGATGCCGACAAAACACGATATCACTTCCCGAATATCTACAAAAAATGCCTATCCATTGGGATTGATATTACAAAGGACTATATCCCGGTGGTTCCTGCTGCTCACTACCTTTGTGGAGGTATTAAGGTCGATTTGAAGGGAGAGACCACAATTCATAAGCTGTATGCTGTTGGAGAGTGCTCTTGTACGGGACTTCATGGAGGTAACCGTTTGGCGTCGAACTCGCTAATAGAGGCCGTTGTTTATGCGGAAAAAGCGTATCAGGATGCGCTTGCTAAGCTTGAAACCATTTCTTTTCAGGAGAATATTCCTGATTGGGATCATGGAGGAACAACGCACACCGAAGAGATGGTGCTGATTACCCAAAACTATAAGGAGATGCAGCAGATAATGAGCAACTATGTAGGAATTGTTCGCTCTAACCTTCGGCTTGAAAGGGCGCTTAAGCGTTTGGAAATTCTGTATCAAGAGACCGAGGAACTTTACAAAAAATCAATTCTTACGCAAAGTCTCTGCGAACTTCGTAACCTTGTTGCCGTTGGATATCTGATTATAAAGCATGCAAAGGCGATGAGGGAGAGCGTAGGACTTCACTATTCGCTCGACTATCCTAGCAATAAAACTGGTTATGAGTTTTAA
- the pnuC gene encoding nicotinamide riboside transporter PnuC encodes MSLVEFVGTIFGLLSVWFAARSKVLAWPVTLINTIAFFLVFYQVRLYSDMLLQIYFFCIAIYGWYYWRRGCAEATKPVERLRRSDYFVVAGIAIVGAGSLGVFMSRIHLLIPSIFPEPASFPFVNASSVILSMIANCLMATRKLENWYLWMFVDIICVVVYLMQGILLMSFEYLILFGLCIYGYRSWFNEFRFQSVSKS; translated from the coding sequence ATGAGCCTTGTTGAGTTTGTTGGGACAATTTTTGGCTTGCTTTCTGTTTGGTTTGCTGCTCGTTCAAAAGTGCTCGCATGGCCTGTGACACTTATAAATACCATCGCATTTTTTCTTGTGTTTTATCAGGTAAGGCTCTACTCGGACATGCTGTTGCAGATTTACTTTTTTTGTATAGCCATTTATGGATGGTACTACTGGCGTCGTGGCTGCGCTGAAGCGACCAAGCCTGTTGAGCGGCTGAGAAGGAGCGATTACTTTGTGGTTGCAGGAATAGCAATTGTTGGTGCTGGGAGTTTAGGGGTCTTCATGAGCCGAATTCACCTGCTAATTCCAAGCATATTTCCAGAACCCGCATCATTTCCTTTTGTAAATGCCTCCTCAGTAATCTTAAGTATGATTGCTAATTGTCTGATGGCTACTAGAAAACTTGAGAATTGGTATTTATGGATGTTTGTTGACATAATCTGTGTAGTTGTATATCTGATGCAAGGCATTCTTTTGATGTCTTTTGAATATCTTATTTTGTTTGGTTTATGTATTTATGGTTATCGATCATGGTTTAATGAATTTCGCTTTCAGTCTGTCTCAAAATCGTGA
- a CDS encoding acyl carrier protein gives MTAIEKYNQAFIANFNITDEQLKGLTYQSVELWDSVGHMNLVASLEDAFDIMMETDDIIDLSSYEKGMEILNQKYAVEF, from the coding sequence ATGACTGCAATAGAAAAGTACAACCAAGCCTTCATTGCTAATTTTAATATTACCGATGAGCAACTAAAAGGACTTACCTACCAATCTGTAGAACTTTGGGACTCTGTTGGGCATATGAACCTCGTTGCTTCACTGGAAGATGCTTTTGACATTATGATGGAGACTGACGATATCATCGATTTATCTTCGTACGAAAAAGGGATGGAGATACTAAACCAAAAGTATGCAGTTGAGTTCTAA
- a CDS encoding SDR family NAD(P)-dependent oxidoreductase produces the protein MQLSSNEGRKPTALITGCNRGIGKAILECYASHGINVIACIRTITPDFENFTKELANKNSVSITIYPIDLADQSSISSTMKEIFSSKVRIDILVNNAGVAFGSFFAMTSIAKMKEVFEINFFGQVAITQYVSKWMQKWGGGSIINLASVAGIDGMEGYSAYGSSKAALIYLTKTLAKELAGYGIRVNAIAPGLVETNMADQMEVKAADKMIAGSAMKRLGTPSEIAELALFLGSDNSSFITGQVIRIDGGM, from the coding sequence ATGCAGTTGAGTTCTAATGAAGGGAGAAAGCCAACAGCGCTAATAACAGGTTGTAATAGAGGCATTGGTAAAGCAATCCTTGAATGCTATGCATCGCATGGAATCAATGTAATAGCATGCATCAGAACTATAACTCCAGATTTTGAAAACTTCACAAAAGAGCTTGCGAACAAAAATAGCGTCAGCATAACCATCTACCCAATTGACCTTGCCGATCAGTCAAGCATCTCTTCCACTATGAAAGAGATATTTAGTAGCAAGGTTAGAATTGATATCTTGGTAAATAATGCAGGTGTTGCTTTTGGCAGTTTTTTCGCAATGACTTCTATCGCCAAAATGAAAGAAGTTTTCGAAATAAATTTCTTTGGACAGGTTGCAATTACCCAGTATGTCTCCAAGTGGATGCAAAAATGGGGTGGTGGCTCAATAATAAACTTAGCCTCAGTTGCAGGAATTGATGGAATGGAAGGATATTCGGCCTATGGTTCCAGCAAAGCTGCGTTAATCTACCTCACAAAAACGCTGGCTAAAGAGCTGGCGGGATATGGCATTCGAGTGAATGCTATTGCTCCGGGGCTCGTAGAAACTAATATGGCCGACCAAATGGAAGTGAAAGCCGCAGATAAAATGATCGCAGGCAGCGCCATGAAGAGGTTGGGTACGCCATCGGAAATCGCAGAGCTAGCTCTATTTCTGGGTAGCGATAACTCTTCTTTTATTACAGGACAAGTAATCCGCATAGACGGAGGAATGTAA
- a CDS encoding transketolase codes for MMNTEELKLLSYNLRKKSLEVAYGAGRNGAHLGGGLSTIEIFAVLFGSIMKYDSKNPLSEERDRLVISKGHCVLAYYSALNLFGFLSDEELALFENNGAFLHGHATRSLERGIEFSGGSLGMGLPFAVGVALALKRKGSPNKVYCLVGDGECDEGSIWEALMSASHFGLNNLVVIVDKNGLQYDGKTSDVMSADSLSAKFQSFGFEVSDVDGHSTKKLVNAFCSFSNTTQPKAVIANTVKGKGVSFMENVKEWHHSVLSEAQYTAALEEIKNEYAN; via the coding sequence ATGATGAATACTGAAGAACTGAAGTTGTTATCCTACAACTTGCGAAAAAAATCGCTAGAAGTGGCTTATGGAGCAGGTAGAAATGGGGCTCACTTAGGAGGAGGCCTTTCGACAATAGAAATATTTGCGGTCCTCTTTGGATCTATTATGAAATACGACAGTAAAAATCCTTTATCAGAAGAAAGAGATCGCTTAGTTATTAGCAAAGGGCATTGCGTTTTAGCATACTACTCTGCTCTAAATTTGTTTGGATTCCTTTCTGATGAAGAATTGGCACTTTTCGAAAACAATGGCGCTTTTTTACATGGACATGCAACTCGCTCTTTGGAACGAGGTATTGAATTCTCAGGTGGCAGCTTAGGCATGGGACTCCCATTTGCTGTTGGAGTAGCTCTTGCTCTTAAAAGAAAAGGCTCTCCAAACAAAGTCTATTGCCTAGTTGGCGATGGCGAATGCGATGAAGGTTCCATATGGGAGGCCTTAATGTCGGCTTCTCATTTTGGCCTCAACAATTTAGTTGTGATCGTAGACAAAAACGGGCTTCAGTACGATGGTAAAACAAGCGACGTAATGAGCGCTGACTCCTTGAGCGCTAAATTTCAAAGTTTTGGCTTTGAAGTTTCTGATGTAGATGGCCATTCTACCAAAAAATTGGTGAACGCTTTTTGTTCTTTTTCAAATACAACCCAACCTAAAGCTGTAATCGCAAATACGGTAAAAGGGAAGGGAGTTTCCTTTATGGAAAACGTAAAAGAATGGCACCATTCCGTATTATCCGAAGCCCAATACACAGCTGCACTCGAAGAAATAAAAAACGAATATGCCAATTAG
- a CDS encoding transketolase family protein, whose product MPISINSLKARTFSKLGQRGSIFGMAIFDIVEETPNLAVLTADLASLSGLDRFVAQHPDKFYNIGIAEQNMLGVAAGLCAEGYKPVLTTYATFLSLRSCEQVRHYMGYMNLNMVLVGSGAGFAMGFSGNTHYSIEDLAVMRAIPNIVVLSPSDSTLAVKAFEAAIKIDKPVYIRLTGGLNCPMLYKEDFPYEIGKAIKIRDGADIQIIATGIMVNRALQAAAMLEEKGISAEVIDMHTIKPLDTSAIALNKKLIVTIEEHNIIGGLGGAVAEHLTSKGAGVKLLRLGIQDQFLKSGDAEYLLEQCGLTSNLIAERILETLK is encoded by the coding sequence ATGCCAATTAGTATAAACTCTCTAAAGGCGCGCACCTTCTCTAAGTTAGGACAGCGTGGATCAATCTTCGGAATGGCTATTTTTGATATTGTCGAAGAGACTCCTAATTTGGCTGTTTTAACAGCAGATCTTGCATCTTTATCTGGCTTGGATAGATTTGTAGCTCAGCATCCTGATAAATTCTATAACATCGGCATTGCAGAACAAAACATGCTTGGTGTCGCTGCGGGATTATGTGCCGAAGGCTACAAACCAGTTTTGACAACCTATGCTACGTTCCTCTCGCTTCGAAGCTGCGAGCAGGTACGCCATTATATGGGATACATGAACCTAAATATGGTGCTGGTTGGCTCTGGCGCTGGTTTTGCAATGGGCTTTTCGGGAAATACGCACTACTCCATCGAAGATTTAGCGGTAATGAGGGCTATTCCTAACATTGTTGTGCTATCCCCTTCCGATTCGACGTTGGCTGTAAAAGCCTTTGAAGCAGCAATAAAAATAGATAAACCCGTTTACATTCGCCTTACAGGTGGACTAAACTGCCCAATGCTCTACAAGGAAGACTTTCCGTATGAAATAGGGAAAGCCATTAAAATTAGAGATGGAGCAGACATTCAAATTATTGCTACAGGAATAATGGTTAATCGGGCATTACAGGCTGCTGCAATGCTTGAAGAAAAAGGCATTTCTGCAGAAGTTATCGACATGCATACAATAAAACCTCTCGATACAAGCGCAATAGCACTTAACAAGAAACTGATTGTGACAATCGAAGAGCACAATATAATCGGAGGTTTAGGTGGTGCCGTAGCAGAACACTTGACCAGCAAAGGTGCTGGTGTAAAACTCCTTAGGCTAGGAATTCAAGATCAGTTTCTTAAATCGGGCGATGCAGAGTACCTGCTTGAGCAGTGTGGGCTCACCTCAAATTTAATCGCAGAGCGGATCTTAGAGACGTTGAAATAG